Genomic segment of Saprospira sp. CCB-QB6:
CCAAATAGACGCCCAAGTTTTGGGCAAGGAGCAAGTTTGGCAAGCGCAAACTCAAGCCAAAGCGGGCCAAGTTTCCTTGAGTCTGCAATCCTCTAGCGGAAAAAGCTGGCATTTTGAGGGCAAAAACTTGGTTTGGCGGGGACTAGTTGCGGGGACAGAGGGCCAAGTTTTTGCCGCCCTGCAATTTCAAGATAGCTTGTGGCGACAAGATAGTTTGCTAGCCCAATCAGCCAAGCAAAGCACACTCATTTTTGGCCTAGATGCTGCTGGAAATTGGCTTTGGGACCAAAGTTGGTCGCCCAAAGGCAGCAATACCCTTTATCAACTGGCCTTGGGCAAAGATCAACTCTATTTATCGGGCAGTTTTAATGACAGTTTGCTTTGGCAAGGCCAATGTTTGTATGGTCCAGGAATTAGCCAAGCCTTTTGGGCAAAACTCAGTACAGAAGAGGGAAAACTCTTGGCTTGGGAAACAGGACCCAAAAGTAGAGAAAGCTGGGGCCGAGCCATTTTGCCCTTAAACGATCAGCTCATTTGGGCCATAGAATATAGAGACAGCCTAATTTTAGAGCAGCAACTGTTGTTTAATAATCCCGTACACACTGATTTTCTGCTTTTGCAGCTCGATAGTTTGGGCCAAAAGCAGAAGGTTTGGCCTTGGCAGGGCGTCTTCTCCGATTCGCCCCGTTTGCTTTTGGCCCATCCCCAAAAAGCAGATCGCTTTATGGTCTTGGGACATTTTACGGGTTTGTTGGGACCAAAATCTGCTCCTCCCCTCTTCAAAACAGCCTATAAATACTATGATTATTTTTGGGCCGAGCTAGATACGGCTGGGCAAATTTGGGCCAAGGGCCAGAGCAACAGCCTAAGCAATATTTATCTACAAGCCGCTTATTGGGGGGAAAAAGGTTTATTTCTGGGCGGCTATTTTCAGGACTCCCTACAACTGGCCGACAGTACTTATTTAGCTCAGGGAAAACCCTATTCGCCTTATTTGGTCCATTATGAGGGCGAACAAATGGAGCAATTAACTTTGCCTTGGGCAGAGGGGCGTTTATTGGCCCTTTTGCCGCAACCCAAGGGCTTGCAATTGGCGGGTGAAGCTGCGGGGCAGGCCAAAATAGAGCGGGCAGCTTGGCCGCAGGCCAAGCTGCCCTTTTTGGTCCAGATTGATTTGATTATGGAAGGGCCAAGAGCTTGGCGGGCCGCCCAAGCTCTTGATAGCTGGACCTTATACAATCTGCGGGGACAAAAAGTAGCGGAGGGAAAAGGAGCAAAGATTCAGTTAGGGCCAGAAATAGCCGCAGGCGTTTACAGCCTACATTTGCAATGGGGACAAAACTTAGCGGTAGAGCGTTTAGAAATATTGGAAAAGCGCTAGGGCCTTGGTCCAAAAGGCGCGCAGCGCCTCGGCTGAGGGATGGTAGGGGGTGGCCGAAGGCCAGACCGAGCTTTTGAGCAAAGCGAAAAAGCGAAGGGCCGAGCGAGCAGCGAGCCCCCGCACAGCCCGACCCGCCCGCAGGGCGGGGCAGCCCCAAAAAAAGAAAAGCAGTAAACTCGAGGAGCTTACTGCTGTATATTTTAGTCCGTTTATGGCCTAGGAATTCAAAATCACGGGCATCACGAGCATAAGTAGATCTTCGCCTGGATTTTCTTCTTCTTGGCGGAGAACGCCGGCCCGGTTGGGAGACTCAAGATGCAGCAAAACGTTATCGCCGCCGATCACATTGAGCATTTCGACCAAAAACTTGGCATTAAAGCCAATGCTTAGGGTTTCGCCTTCATAGTAGCAAGGCATTTTTTCAGAAGCCTTATTAGAGAAATCGATATCTTCTGCTTCAATTTTGAGATGTTCCTCAGAGATCGTCAACTTCACTTGGTTGGTCACCTTATTGGCATAATTGGCGATCCGTTTGAGTGAATTGAGAAAATCTTGGCGCACCACTCGCATTGTTTTCGAGTTATTTTGGGGAATCACCGAATTATAATCGGGATAGCGGGCATCGATTAGGCGGCAGATAATAATCTGGTTGGCATAATAGAAAAAGGCGTTGCTGCGGCTAAAGGCGATGCGGACATTGCCGTTATGGTCAGAAAGGCCATTTTTGAGCAAGTTCAGGGCCTTTTTGGGGAGGATCAGGCTAGTGTCGGTAGTGGGTTCAATTTCGGTAAAGCTATACTTCACCAGCTTATGGGCATCGGTAGAGACGAAAGTGACGCCCTGGGGGTTAATTTCGAGCAAAACCCCAGTCATAGCGGGGCGGAGTTCGTCATTACTGGCGGCAAAAAGCGTTTTATTGATTCCTTCAAGGAGCAGCAAGGCGGGCATTTCGATTTCCTCGGCACTATCGGCTTGTGGCAATTTGGGATAATCGTCGCCATCTTCGCCGGCCAATTGGTATTGGCCAAAAGCGGAAGTAATCGTTATGGCAAAATTATTGGGATCTACTTGAAAGCTAATGGGTTGAGTAGGCAACTGCTTGAGTGTGTCGAGCAAAATTTTTGCAGGAACGGCCACGGCCCCTTCCTCTTCGGCATTGACTTCGAGTTCTGCCTGCACGAAGGTTTCTAGGTCGGTCGCGGTAATTCGCAGGCGGCCATCTTCAAGTTGGAAGAGGAAATCTTCCAAGATAGGTAGGACTGGATTAGAGCCTAAAGCTCCATTAACGAGCTGGAGCTGCTCTTTGAGCTCTGCAGAGGATAGGGTAAAACGCATAGTTTTCTATAATGAAAATTTGATAAAATTCGGGCGTAATATACAAAAAGCCCCTTTAATTTGGGTGCTCTACTCCTACAAAGAAATGGCCCCCAAACAAATATTTCAAATAATCCATTAACTTAGGAGAGAAAAATATTAGCAAACAACTTTTAATCATGTTTAAATTTACAACAACTATGAACTTGACTGCATCCATTCGTTGGGGCCTCATGAGCCTCTTTCTCGTTTTTTCTTTGGCCCTCTCGGCCCAAGTTTCTGTAGATGGGAAAACCTGTGTAGGTACTTGGAAAACAATTGATGATGAAACGGGTAAAGCCCGCTCTTATGTAAAAATCTATCAGGAAAACGGCAAATACTACGGTAAAATCACCAAATTGCTCAACCGTACAGCCGATGAAGATAAAGACCCCGTTTGCGCCGTTTGTCCTGGCGACCGCAAAAATAAGAAGGTAGTCGGTATGACAATTATTGATGGCATGGAGAAAGAAAGCAAGCGTTATGCTGGCGGTCAAATCCTTGATCCTAAAAAGGGAAAACTCTATTCTTGTACCATTTGGCTAGAGAACGCCAACACCCTAAAAGTAAGAGGTTGGTGGGGCATGTTCTACAGAACCCAAACTTGGCAACGCGTAGACTAATATTGGTAGTTAAAAACGAGAGTAAATAAAAAAGGGTTGGGTAAAATCAATACTTTTTTACAAAATAAAATTTTGAAAAAATATTCTATAGCCTGCAACATTTGTTGACAGGCTATCGTTTTTAAGATATACGCCGAATATAATTCTATTTGCTTGAAATAGTTGAATATACTCCACACACTTAATTCCAACCACCATGAAGCAATTATTTACTACTCAGGACCTTCTACTCTACCTCTATAATGAGCTCGATTGCTTGGAATCTATGGCTATCCAAAAAGCCCTTGAAACAAACATCTCTTTACAAGAAGAATTGGAACAACTCAAAAGAGGGCAAGCTCAATTAGACGATTGCCTGTTAGAGCCTGATCAGGATATTCTAGACAATATTTTAGACTATAGCCGCCTCTCTCATCTAGAGACAGAGCTTCACTAAAACAGCAATACGATATTTTCATAAAAAAGCCTAGTCTACCGAAGTAGACTAGGCTTTACTTATTTTTTTAAAGGCAGACTTAGTCTTGCGACAAGATGCCCATAATTTCATTGAGTTGTGGCTCTAAAATGATTTCGGTCCGACGGTTTTTCGCCTTTCCTTCTGTGGTATCATTAGAGGCTTTGGGCGCATGCTCTCCACGGCCAGCAGCCGTAATTCGTGCTGGGTCTACCTCATTTTTAATCAACACTTGGCTAACGGCCAAAGCACGATCTGTAGATAGATCCCAGTTCATTTTGGCATCTCCATCCGAGTCGGTATGTCCCTCAATCAAAATAGAAAGATCTTTATTGCGGTTGAGTACGCCAGAAAGCGTTTCTAGGGCCGATATTCCCCGGCGATCTACTCTTGCGCTTCCCGATGAAAAGAGCAATTTTTGACTCAAAGAAACATATACTTTTCCATCGCGGATTTCTACATCCAAATCACCTGCATCCTTAAAGCCTTTTAGGGCCTCTAGCAATTTGGTTCGAAGCGCATTCGCCTTGGCATCTCGCTCGGCAATTGCAGCTTCCAATTCTTTCACACGGCGCTCCCGGGCTTCCAAATCTGCCTCCAATTCCTTCTTATATTTCTCCAAATCGGTAATGCTAGCATCTTTACCCTCCAATTCTTTGCGCATTTGCTCCAAACGCTCTTGATCGGCTTTGAGTTCTCGCTCACGACGCTCCAACTCACGGCGTTTGATGCTCAATTCTTCAGATAATTCGCGCTTTTTAGAAGCAGCTTCTTCTTTCAACTTTTCATTGAGGGCCAATAGTTTATCATAAGAAGATTGCAAATCTTTGTTCAATCGTTGTTGTTGATTGTAACGCTCTTGCAAAAGCTCATAATCCGAGGTCAATTCCTTATGAGCGATTTTCAATTTGCTCAAATCTTCCTGAACAGTGCTCAATTCTTCTTGCATTTCTTGGCGCTTGCGCTCTGCTTCCGAGGCATTTTTTTCGGCGGCTTCTTTGGCCGTCACCTCCTCCTTATAGCGGCGGCTAGATACACAAGAGCTTAGCCCTCCTGCCATCAAAAATAACAGCACAAAAGCAACTAAGTAGTTTCTTCGCAACATAAATCGTTTATTTTTCAATGAAGTAAATCCTATTTTTTTGGGGCCTCCGCTGCGGCTTTGCCTTGCGGCGCTACGTTTCGCAGCTCGCAGGCCTGCTCGGCCCTGCGGCCTAACGGCCTTGGTCTGCGGCTTCGCCGCACTGCTGCACATCGCTAGGCCGTTTTGGCCTGCGGCCAAAGTTGGCCGCTCCCGCTTTCGCCTAAGGTTTTCCCTTGGGGTAAATGTACAAATAGAGCGGAATATTATCTTCTTGGGCCCAAGCTCCCACATAAAGTCGCTCCAAAGGCAAATCAAGTAGACGCAGTTTTATCGCAACAGAATTGGCTCGAGTATTGGCCTGAGCCAAACGGGCCTTGGCTTTTGTCCCCTTATCTGCCGTTGCTCTAAGCTCTAACTCCCAATCGGCCTTCTCGTTCAAAAGGGAAGCCAAATCTTCTAAAAAGTCTTTGCCCTTGCTTTGCACAGAGTTCTTGCCGGCAAACAATAAACTATCTGGACAAGCTATTCGAATGGCTTTTGTTCCCTCTATTCGCTCAAAATTTAAGCCTTTATAGGTCTTAAAACGCTCTAATATAGCTTTTTCGACCAATTCAAAAGCGGCTTTTTCTTGGGCCTCTTTGGCTAGTTTTGCCTGAAAAATTTGCAGGGCCTTTTCGGCTTGAGTTAGCTGTGCCACACAAGCTTCTTGGGCCTTCATTGCCTCTTTTAATTGAGTTAGCGCCTTGGTTCTCGCTTCTTCTGCTGCTTTTTGGGCCGCAAGTCCCTCTTGAAGTTTCGCTCTTTGTTGGCTGTTATTGGCTTGCCCTTCTCGAATCAATTGGGCCAATTGGCTACGGCTGCTATCCAACTGCAATTGCAATTCTTGTCTATCGCTTTGTAGCATTTTATACTTTTTGCTGCTACTGCAAGCGCCTAGCAAAAGGATAAAAGATAAGCAACAGAGGCCATAATAGGATGAACGCATAAGCGATAAGTTTAAGCTTTTTAGAGTTGACGGCGAGCATATTCAGCAGCGACAGTAGTGGCTGCACAGGCTACATTTAAGGATTCTACCTCATTCCACATAGGAATATGACAGTATTCATCAATATATTGGGCCAAATGTTCGCCCACGCCTTCTGTTTCATTGCCCATAATGAAAATGGCCCGATCGGCAAATTGGCTGTGGTAGAAATTACTGCTTCCGCCTCCAGCTAGAGCATAAACTTTAAAACCAACGGCTTTAGCCATTTTTAGGGCGGGGGCCAAGCGCTCGCAACCAACGATTTGGCTTTTAAACAAAACGCCAGCAGAAGCCTTTACGACAAGAGGACTAAGTTTGGCGCTGCCTTTTCGGGGCAAAAGCAAACCTAAGCCAAAAGCCGTAGCCGAGCGAATAATCAGGCCCAAATTGGCGGGAGTAGTTACGCCATCTAGGGCAATAAAGGCTATTTTATTGGGGAGTGGGCCTTGAAAAAAATCGCTAAAATCATCCATAGCGCTATTTTCTACATCCACCACCACGCCTTGATCCTGCTTAGGATTTTTAGAGATGCGGTGCACCTCTTCGCCAGTTACGCGTTCGGCTTCTAGGCCCAATTGCTTCAGTTTTTTGAGAATAGCGGCAATAGTGGGGCCTTTGGCTTTTTTATCGAGGCGGATGCTATGAATTTTGGGCAAAGGATTTTGTTCGAGCAGCTCTAAAACGGGCTTGCGTCCATATACGCTAATAAAGCGATCTCTAGGATGTTTTGGCATATTTTCATTTCTTATTTAGGGCGGCAAAGTTACGGCATTTTTATGAGATTGGTCCGAAATTTTGCGGTGGACAGGCGGCGAAGCCGCCGCAGGCCTAGCTGCCTGTAGGGGTGGCGCGCAGCGCCAGACCGAGCCGCCTTGGGCGGCGAAGGGCCGAGCAGACCTGCGAGCCCCGAAAGGTAGCGCCGCAAGGCGCAGCCGCAGCGGAGGCCCCAAAATAACAGCGAGCCCTGAAAGGACAACAAGCCCTTTAGGGCGCAGTTCGACGACCAAAGGGAGTAACCGCCGCAAGGCGCAGCCGCAGCGGAGGCCCCTTAAAAAAATCATAAAAAAAGGCGTTTCAGGACCTTAGAGCGCTAAAAATAAAAAATAGCTGTCACTACAAGAGAAAAAAGCGCTTAAAGACAAACAATTAATCATAGAAGTCTGTTATCTTTGTGATTAGATTGAATCTAAATAGAAAGGACAAAAAATAACTGCTATGAGCGATAAAAGACTTGTGTATCTGGACAATAGCGCCACCACTCCCGTAGACCCTAGAGTTTTGGAGGAAATGTTGCCCTATTTTAAGGATAAATTTGGTAATGCGGCCAGCCGCAACCACTCCTTTGGCTGGGTAGCTGAGGATGCAGTGGACCAAGCACGCGAGCGCATTGCTAAACTATTGGGGGCTGACCCTCGTGAAATTATTTTCACTTCTGGTGCTACGGAAGGCGTCAATTTGGCTATCAAAGGGGTGGCCAATATGTACAGCCGCAAGGGCAACCATATTATTACGGCCAAAACCGAGCATAAAGCGGTTTTGGATACTTGTAAGGCCTTAGAGCGTCAGGGTATCGAAGTAACTTATTTGGATGTGAACCGCCAGGGCTTAATTGATTTGGATGAGTTGCGTGCAGCGATTAAGGATACCACTATTTTGGTGGCCCTTATGTTTGCCAACAATGAGATTGGGACCATCCAACCCGTAAAAGAAATTGCCAAAATCTGTGCAGAAAACAAAACGCTTTTCTTTAGCGATGCCACTCAGGCCGTAGGGAAAGTACCTGTAGATGTAAAAGATATGGGCATTCATATTTTGGCCTTTAGTGGGCACAAAATTTATGGGCCTAAGGGTGTTGGTGCACTTTATGTGAGCCGCAAAAACCCCAGAGTTAAATTGACTGCTCAGATTGATGGGGGTGGACATGAAAGAGGGATGCGTTCTGGAACC
This window contains:
- the dnaN gene encoding DNA polymerase III subunit beta, which produces MRFTLSSAELKEQLQLVNGALGSNPVLPILEDFLFQLEDGRLRITATDLETFVQAELEVNAEEEGAVAVPAKILLDTLKQLPTQPISFQVDPNNFAITITSAFGQYQLAGEDGDDYPKLPQADSAEEIEMPALLLLEGINKTLFAASNDELRPAMTGVLLEINPQGVTFVSTDAHKLVKYSFTEIEPTTDTSLILPKKALNLLKNGLSDHNGNVRIAFSRSNAFFYYANQIIICRLIDARYPDYNSVIPQNNSKTMRVVRQDFLNSLKRIANYANKVTNQVKLTISEEHLKIEAEDIDFSNKASEKMPCYYEGETLSIGFNAKFLVEMLNVIGGDNVLLHLESPNRAGVLRQEEENPGEDLLMLVMPVILNS
- a CDS encoding DUF2147 domain-containing protein; this translates as MNLTASIRWGLMSLFLVFSLALSAQVSVDGKTCVGTWKTIDDETGKARSYVKIYQENGKYYGKITKLLNRTADEDKDPVCAVCPGDRKNKKVVGMTIIDGMEKESKRYAGGQILDPKKGKLYSCTIWLENANTLKVRGWWGMFYRTQTWQRVD
- a CDS encoding OmpA family protein, yielding MLRRNYLVAFVLLFLMAGGLSSCVSSRRYKEEVTAKEAAEKNASEAERKRQEMQEELSTVQEDLSKLKIAHKELTSDYELLQERYNQQQRLNKDLQSSYDKLLALNEKLKEEAASKKRELSEELSIKRRELERRERELKADQERLEQMRKELEGKDASITDLEKYKKELEADLEARERRVKELEAAIAERDAKANALRTKLLEALKGFKDAGDLDVEIRDGKVYVSLSQKLLFSSGSARVDRRGISALETLSGVLNRNKDLSILIEGHTDSDGDAKMNWDLSTDRALAVSQVLIKNEVDPARITAAGRGEHAPKASNDTTEGKAKNRRTEIILEPQLNEIMGILSQD
- a CDS encoding cell envelope biogenesis protein OmpA encodes the protein MRSSYYGLCCLSFILLLGACSSSKKYKMLQSDRQELQLQLDSSRSQLAQLIREGQANNSQQRAKLQEGLAAQKAAEEARTKALTQLKEAMKAQEACVAQLTQAEKALQIFQAKLAKEAQEKAAFELVEKAILERFKTYKGLNFERIEGTKAIRIACPDSLLFAGKNSVQSKGKDFLEDLASLLNEKADWELELRATADKGTKAKARLAQANTRANSVAIKLRLLDLPLERLYVGAWAQEDNIPLYLYIYPKGKP
- a CDS encoding TrmH family RNA methyltransferase, whose translation is MPKHPRDRFISVYGRKPVLELLEQNPLPKIHSIRLDKKAKGPTIAAILKKLKQLGLEAERVTGEEVHRISKNPKQDQGVVVDVENSAMDDFSDFFQGPLPNKIAFIALDGVTTPANLGLIIRSATAFGLGLLLPRKGSAKLSPLVVKASAGVLFKSQIVGCERLAPALKMAKAVGFKVYALAGGGSSNFYHSQFADRAIFIMGNETEGVGEHLAQYIDEYCHIPMWNEVESLNVACAATTVAAEYARRQL
- a CDS encoding IscS subfamily cysteine desulfurase; its protein translation is MSDKRLVYLDNSATTPVDPRVLEEMLPYFKDKFGNAASRNHSFGWVAEDAVDQARERIAKLLGADPREIIFTSGATEGVNLAIKGVANMYSRKGNHIITAKTEHKAVLDTCKALERQGIEVTYLDVNRQGLIDLDELRAAIKDTTILVALMFANNEIGTIQPVKEIAKICAENKTLFFSDATQAVGKVPVDVKDMGIHILAFSGHKIYGPKGVGALYVSRKNPRVKLTAQIDGGGHERGMRSGTLNVPAIVGLGKACELAGEEMEAETVRLQALRDKIDHELLQMEEVVLNGAKESRLPQLTNISFKHVEGEGLMMTFNENIALSSGSACTSASLEPSYVLKALGLGDDLAHSSLRISLGRFTTEEDVDYAIERIRDGVNHMRSLSPIWEMYQEGIDLDSVEWSEH